The following proteins are encoded in a genomic region of Peromyscus eremicus chromosome 14, PerEre_H2_v1, whole genome shotgun sequence:
- the LOC131924044 gene encoding acyl-coenzyme A thioesterase 1-like, translated as MHAFTAHNRMAPTMILEPADGCLYDQPVLITVRGLAPEQPVTLRAALRDEKGALFRAHARYRADAHGRLDLARAPALGGSFAGLEPMGLLWALEPERPFWRLVKRDVRTPFVVELELLDGHEPDGGRLLARAVHERHFMAPGVRRVPVREGRVRATLFLPPGTGPFPGIVDLFGLGGGLLEYRASLLAGKGFAVLALAYYNYDDLPKDIDTLHLEYFEEAVNYLLRHPQVKGPGVGVLGISKGGELGLAMASFLKGIKAAVIINGSVAAVGNTIYYKDETIPPVTLLRNRVRMTKDGLQDVVEGLQSPLVEQKSFIPVERSDTAFLLLVGQDDHNWKSEFYANEISKRLQAHGKEKPQIICYPEAGHYIEPPYFPLCKAGMHLLVGANITFGGEPKPHAMAQVDAWQQLQTFFHKQLGGEERTIPAKL; from the exons ATGCACGCATTTACTGCCCACAACCGGATGGCGCCTACAATGATCCTGGAGCCTGCAGATGGTTGCCTCTACGACCAGCCGGTGCTCATCACCGTGCGCGGCCTGGCCCCCGAGCAGCCCGTCACGCTGCGCGCCGCCCTGCGCGACGAGAAAGGCGCGCTCTTCCGCGCCCACGCGCGCTACCGCGCCGACGCCCACGGCCGGCTGGACCTGGCGCGCGCGCCCGCGCTGGGCGGCAGCTTCGCGGGGCTCGAGCCCATGGGGCTGCTCTGGGCCCTGGAGCCCGAACGGCCTTTCTGGCGCCTGGTCAAGCGCGACGTGCGGACGCCCTTCGTGgtggagctggagctgctggACGGCCACGAGCCCGACGGCGGGCGGCTGCTGGCGCGGGCGGTGCACGAGCGGCACTTCATGGCTCCCGGGGTGCGGCGCGTGCCCGTGCGCGAGGGCCGTGTGCGCGCCACGCTCTTCCTGCCCCCAG GAACTGGACCCTTTCCGGGGATCGTGGACCTTTTTGGACTTGGAGGTGGCCTTCTGGAGTATCGGGCTAGTCTGCTGGCTGGGAAGGGTTTTGCTGTCCTGGCTCTGGCTTATTATAACTACGATGACCTCCCCAAGGACATAGATACCCTTCACCTGGAGTACTTTGAGGAAGCTGTGAACTACCTGCTCAGACACCCCCAG GTAAAAGGTCCAGGAGTTGGAGTGCTTGGCATTTCCAAAGGGGGTGAACTTGGCCTTGCGATGGCCTCCTTCCTGAAGGGCATCAAAGCTGCTGTCATCATTAATGGCTCTGTGGCTGCAGTTGGGAACACCATATACTACAAGGATGAGACTATCCCTCCTGTGACTCTTCTGAGAAATCGAGTCAGGATGACCAAAGATGGCCTCCAGGATGTTGTGGAAGGTCTTCAAAGCCCTTTGGTAGAACAGAAGAGCTTCATCCCTGTGGAAAGGTCAGACACGGCCTTCCTGTTGCTTGTAGGTCAGGATGACCACAACTGGAAGAGCGAGTTCTATGCCAATGAGATCTCCAAACGCTTACAGGCCCATGGGAAGGAGAAGCCCCAGATCATCTGCTACCCGGAAGCGGGGCATTATATTGAGCCCCCTTATTTCCCACTGTGCAAGGCGGGCATGCACCTCCTGGTGGGTGCTAATATCACCTTTGGAGGGGAGCCTAAGCCTCATGCCATGGCCCAGGTGGACGCATGGCAGCAACTCCAGACTTTCTTCCACAAACAGTTGGGTGGTGAAGAGAGGACAATCCCAGCAAAACTGTGA
- the LOC131924005 gene encoding peroxisomal succinyl-coenzyme A thioesterase — protein sequence MAAATLSLEPAGRSCWDEPLSITARGLAPEQPVTLRAALRDEKGALFRAHARYRADAHGRLDLARAPALGGSFAGLEPMGLLWALEPERPFWRLVKRDVRTPFVVELEVLDGHEPDGGRLLARAVHERHFMAPGVRRVPVREGRVRATLFLPPGEGPFPGIIDVYGVGGGLLEYRASLMAGHGFATLALAFYDFDDLPKDFNIIEVDYFEEAVCYMLQHPQVKGPDIGLLGLSLGADICLSMASFLENVSATVSINGSAFSGNRHIHYKQTMIPPLGHDLRRAKVAFSGVLDIVDIRNDTVGGCENPSMIPIEKAKGPILFIAGQDDHCWRSEVYARIASERLQAHGKDRPPVISYPGTGHYIEPPYFPMCPASLHKIVNKPVIWGGEVRAHSKAQVDAWKQILSFFGKHLDNTQGRAFSRL from the exons ATGGCGGCGGCGACGCTGAGCCTGGAGCCCGCGGGCCGCAGCTGCTGGGACGAGCCGCTGAGCATCACCGCGCGCGGCCTGGCCCCCGAGCAGCCCGTCACGCTGCGCGCCGCCCTGCGCGACGAGAAAGGCGCGCTCTTCCGCGCCCACGCGCGCTACCGCGCCGACGCCCACGGCCGGCTGGACCTGGCGCGCGCGCCCGCGCTGGGCGGCAGCTTCGCGGGGCTCGAGCCCATGGGGCTGCTCTGGGCCCTGGAGCCCGAACGGCCTTTCTGGCGCCTGGTCAAGCGCGACGTGCGGACGCCCTTCGTGGTGGAGCTGGAGGTGCTGGACGGCCACGAGCCCGACGGCGGGCGGCTGCTGGCGCGGGCGGTGCACGAGCGGCACTTCATGGCTCCCGGGGTGCGGCGCGTGCCCGTGCGCGAGGGCCGTGTGCGCGCCACGCTCTTCCTGCCCCCAG GAGAAGGACCCTTTCCAGGGATCATCGATGTCTACGGTGTTGGAGGGGGCCTGTTGGAATACCGAGCCAGCCTTATGGCTGGCCATGGCTTTGCTACGTTGGCTCTGGCTTTTTATGACTTTGACGATCTCCCTAAGGATTTCAACATCATAGAAGTGGACTACTTTGAAGAAGCAGTGTGCTACATGCTTCAACACCCCCAG GTAAAGGGCCCAGACATTGGGCTTCTGGGTCTTTCCCTAGGAGCTGATATTTGCCTCTCCATGGCTTCATTCTTGGAGAATGTCTCAGCCACAGTTTCCATCAATGGCTCTGCATTCAGTGGAAACAGACACATACACTACAAGCAGACTATGATCCCACCGTTGGGCCATGACCTGAGGAGAGCGAAGGTTGCTTTCTCTGGCGTTCTGGACATTGTGGATATACGGAATGATACTGTAGGAGGCTGTGAGAACCCTAGCATGATTCCAATAGAGAAGGCCAAGGGGCCCATCCTCTTCATTGCTGGTCAGGACGATCACTGCTGGAGGAGTGAGGTGTACGCTCGGATAGCCTCGGAACGGTTACAGGCTCATGGAAAGGACAGGCCCCCGGTGATCTCTTACCCTGGGACTGGGCATTACATTGAGCCTCCCTACTTTCCCATGTGCCCAGCTTCTCTGCACAAAATAGTGAACAAACCTGTGATTTGGGGAGGGGAGGTCAGGGCTCACTCTAAAGCCCAGGTAGATGCATGGAAGCAAATTCTATCCTTTTTTGGCAAACACCTGGACAATACCCAGGGCAGAGCTTTCTCTAGATTGTAG